From a region of the Pirellulales bacterium genome:
- a CDS encoding nucleotide pyrophosphohydrolase, translating to MYLEKDLARGVDGTFMWLMEEVGELAAALRSGTHTEREEEFADVLAWLATIANVAGVDLTAAIARKYGAGCPGCGQFICQCSDAEKP from the coding sequence ATGTACCTCGAAAAGGACCTGGCGCGCGGCGTCGACGGCACCTTCATGTGGCTCATGGAGGAAGTCGGCGAACTGGCCGCCGCCCTGCGCAGCGGCACGCACACCGAGCGCGAAGAAGAGTTCGCCGACGTGCTCGCCTGGCTGGCCACCATTGCCAATGTGGCTGGCGTCGATCTCACTGCCGCCATCGCCCGCAAGTACGGCGCCGGCTGTCCCGGCTGCGGGCAGTTTATTTGTCAATGTTCCGACGCGGAAAAGCCTTGA
- a CDS encoding tetratricopeptide repeat protein has translation MRVAQNLLIALASSLAVWGAVHATVQAADQGDEPAAAQRLLATGKYDEAADAFTGLASSQPFESAIGLARVAASRGQLDDAERHLRAAHGAAQSKPDQARALAELARLALERGRHEDARKMANESRALDDNQLLARWVAAELLRATGQIREAETAYRWFIDYYNDHEIRSAADLILIGRAAAIHARWNRASDQFHFLVNELYPDVLKLDATAWQAHLEAGQLFLEKFNQAEADRQFSQALAINPAAAEAHAAIAHLALQRYDMDRARAAIDRAREINPNLLSARHAQADLLMANFQVAEAEKYLQATLALDPVSEETRARLAAAYVALDGYRANAEDDPDSRAGNIMRQVVELNPHAGGFYFALATRLEERRRFDAAEAYFLQALERMPRLVGPRAGLGMLYMRLGNEPRARELLTEAAQVDPFNLRVSNTLQVLEVLDGYDTLETEHFVIRFDPAKDKLLARYAARHLEQVYPELCQLLGYQVPGKSLFEIFSSAKNTSGHGWFSARMVGLPFIGTVGACAGKMVAMASPNDGQHKFNWARVLKHEFVHVVNLQQTNFNIPHWFTEALAVWNEGFPRAQEWNALLAERVPKGEIFNLDNINLGFIRPETSENWQMAYCQAELYAELLLKKYGDDAFAKLLAAYADNLDTRAALKRCFGVEQADFEKEYVAYLHEIVAGLKTNQSVETLSLAELEQAVAESPDKLDLAARLAVAQVNAKHYPAARQQAERVLAKLPKDPAASYVLARLHLLTGEDAEALAVIEAAIDPAAPDPRLAGLLASLKLKSRDYAEAARWYQMLSQRQPDDIRPLKALARVYLLSRQDAQLAPVLVRLAELDGDDLTVRKKLADMALAAGDYDRAAQWSRRVLDIDVQDPDAHRLLAAALLELGQAGPAVEEYEIACELKPQDTGLLHALADACLQAGDKPKARAALEKLRQVNPADPAAADLMESLSE, from the coding sequence ATGCGTGTCGCTCAAAACTTGTTGATCGCGCTCGCTAGTTCGCTGGCCGTCTGGGGCGCTGTCCACGCCACTGTCCAAGCCGCCGACCAGGGCGACGAACCCGCCGCCGCGCAGCGCCTCTTGGCCACCGGAAAATACGACGAAGCGGCCGACGCCTTCACTGGCCTCGCCAGCTCGCAGCCCTTCGAGTCGGCAATCGGCTTGGCCCGCGTGGCCGCCAGTCGCGGTCAACTCGACGACGCCGAGCGACATCTTCGCGCCGCACACGGCGCTGCGCAGTCCAAACCCGACCAGGCCCGCGCGCTGGCCGAGTTGGCCCGCCTGGCCCTGGAGCGCGGCCGCCATGAAGATGCCCGCAAAATGGCCAACGAGTCCCGCGCGCTCGACGACAACCAACTCCTCGCTCGCTGGGTCGCTGCCGAACTGCTTCGCGCCACCGGCCAAATCCGCGAAGCCGAAACGGCCTACCGCTGGTTCATCGACTACTACAACGACCACGAGATACGGAGCGCCGCCGATCTGATCCTCATCGGCCGCGCCGCCGCGATCCATGCCCGCTGGAACCGCGCCAGCGACCAGTTTCATTTTCTGGTCAACGAGCTTTATCCCGACGTTCTAAAGCTCGACGCCACCGCCTGGCAAGCGCATCTCGAAGCCGGCCAGTTGTTCCTCGAAAAATTCAATCAGGCCGAAGCCGATCGGCAGTTTAGCCAGGCGCTGGCCATCAATCCGGCCGCCGCCGAGGCGCATGCCGCCATTGCCCATCTGGCGCTGCAGCGCTACGACATGGATCGCGCCCGCGCGGCAATCGATCGCGCGCGCGAGATCAACCCCAATCTGCTTTCCGCGCGGCACGCCCAGGCCGATCTGTTAATGGCCAACTTCCAGGTGGCCGAGGCGGAAAAATATCTGCAAGCGACCCTTGCGCTCGACCCCGTCAGCGAGGAGACGCGCGCTCGACTGGCCGCCGCCTATGTGGCTCTCGACGGCTACCGCGCCAATGCCGAAGATGACCCCGACTCGCGCGCCGGCAACATCATGCGCCAGGTCGTCGAACTCAATCCCCATGCCGGCGGCTTCTATTTCGCCCTCGCCACCCGGCTCGAAGAACGCCGCCGCTTCGACGCCGCCGAAGCCTACTTCCTGCAAGCGCTCGAACGCATGCCCCGCCTCGTCGGCCCGCGCGCCGGCCTCGGCATGCTCTACATGCGCTTAGGCAACGAACCCCGCGCCCGCGAACTGTTGACCGAGGCCGCCCAGGTCGATCCCTTCAATCTGCGCGTCAGCAATACCCTCCAAGTGCTGGAAGTCCTCGACGGCTACGACACCTTGGAGACAGAGCACTTCGTCATTCGCTTCGATCCCGCCAAAGACAAACTCCTCGCCCGCTACGCCGCTCGCCATCTGGAGCAGGTCTATCCCGAACTCTGCCAATTGCTCGGCTACCAGGTGCCTGGCAAATCGCTGTTCGAAATCTTCAGCTCCGCCAAGAACACCAGTGGGCATGGCTGGTTCAGCGCCCGCATGGTCGGCCTGCCGTTCATCGGCACGGTCGGCGCCTGCGCTGGCAAGATGGTGGCCATGGCCTCCCCCAACGATGGCCAACACAAGTTCAACTGGGCGCGCGTGCTCAAGCATGAGTTTGTGCATGTCGTCAACTTGCAGCAAACCAACTTCAACATCCCCCATTGGTTCACCGAGGCGCTGGCCGTGTGGAACGAAGGCTTCCCCCGCGCGCAGGAGTGGAACGCCCTGTTGGCCGAGCGCGTCCCTAAGGGAGAAATCTTCAATCTCGACAACATCAATCTCGGCTTCATCCGGCCCGAGACCAGCGAGAACTGGCAAATGGCCTACTGCCAGGCGGAGCTCTATGCCGAGTTGCTCTTAAAAAAATATGGCGACGACGCGTTCGCCAAATTGCTGGCCGCCTATGCCGACAACCTCGATACCCGCGCGGCGCTCAAGCGCTGCTTTGGCGTCGAGCAGGCCGATTTCGAAAAGGAGTACGTCGCCTATCTGCACGAGATCGTCGCGGGCCTGAAAACCAACCAATCCGTCGAGACGCTGTCGCTGGCCGAACTAGAGCAGGCGGTCGCCGAGTCTCCCGACAAACTCGATCTCGCCGCCCGGCTCGCCGTGGCGCAGGTCAACGCCAAGCACTATCCCGCCGCCCGCCAGCAGGCCGAGCGAGTGCTGGCCAAGTTGCCCAAAGATCCGGCTGCCAGTTATGTGCTGGCTCGGCTGCATCTATTGACCGGCGAAGACGCCGAGGCGTTGGCCGTGATCGAGGCCGCCATCGACCCCGCCGCGCCCGATCCGCGGTTGGCCGGCCTGCTGGCGAGTCTCAAACTCAAGAGCCGGGACTATGCGGAGGCGGCGCGTTGGTATCAAATGCTAAGCCAACGTCAGCCCGACGATATCCGTCCGCTCAAGGCGCTGGCGCGCGTTTATCTGCTCTCACGGCAAGACGCGCAGCTTGCGCCGGTGCTAGTACGGCTCGCCGAGCTCGACGGCGACGACCTCACCGTCCGCAAGAAGCTGGCCGACATGGCCCTGGCCGCTGGCGACTACGACCGCGCGGCGCAATGGTCGCGCCGCGTGCTCGATATCGATGTGCAAGACCCCGACGCCCACCGTCTGCTCGCCGCCGCGCTCTTGGAGCTTGGCCAGGCCGGCCCGGCCGTGGAAGAATACGAAATTGCCTGCGAACTGAAACCACAAGACACCGGCCTATTGCACGCCCTGGCCGACGCCTGCCTGCAAGCGGGCGACAAACCCAAAGCCCGCGCGGCGCTAGAGAAGTTGAGGCAGGTCAATCCCGCTGATCCCGCCGCCGCCGATTTGATGGAGAGCCTTTCCGAGTGA
- the metG gene encoding methionine--tRNA ligase subunit beta — protein MEPKPPVTYDDFAKLELRVAKVLAAKEHPNANKLLLLQIQVGDVEKQIVAGIRGHYEPDQLVGRQIVVVNNLAPATIRGEESNGMLLAASDEQGVVLLRPDRECAPGSGVK, from the coding sequence ATGGAACCCAAGCCGCCGGTGACGTACGACGACTTTGCCAAGCTCGAATTGCGCGTGGCGAAGGTGCTAGCCGCCAAGGAGCACCCCAACGCCAACAAGCTGTTGCTGTTGCAGATTCAGGTGGGCGACGTGGAGAAGCAGATCGTGGCGGGGATTCGCGGGCACTATGAGCCGGACCAACTGGTGGGGCGGCAGATCGTGGTGGTGAACAATCTGGCGCCGGCCACCATTCGAGGGGAGGAGTCGAACGGCATGTTGTTGGCGGCGAGCGACGAGCAAGGAGTGGTGTTGTTGCGGCCCGACCGCGAGTGCGCCCCCGGCTCTGGGGTGAAGTGA
- a CDS encoding GYD domain-containing protein has product MVRYAVLLSFTEKGIAKVGQSPARAEAFAKAVAKAKGAVESQVWTLGKYDGLIVFTAPDDKTAVSLVLKLGAAGNVRTTMLRAFDGSEFPALLPKA; this is encoded by the coding sequence ATGGTTCGCTACGCTGTGCTGCTGTCATTTACAGAGAAGGGAATCGCCAAAGTCGGCCAGTCTCCGGCGCGGGCGGAAGCCTTTGCCAAGGCGGTCGCCAAGGCGAAAGGCGCGGTCGAGTCGCAGGTCTGGACCCTCGGCAAGTACGACGGCCTGATCGTGTTCACCGCGCCCGACGATAAGACCGCGGTGTCGCTGGTGCTCAAGCTTGGCGCCGCCGGCAATGTGCGCACCACCATGCTGCGCGCCTTCGACGGCAGCGAATTCCCAGCCTTGCTGCCCAAGGCCTGA
- a CDS encoding DUF1559 domain-containing protein encodes MRQRPLHGFTLVELLVVIAIIGILISLLLPAVQAAREAARRMQCQNNLKQLVLAVHNFENARKEYPLAYTAKNTPGKNNWVPFVLPYVEQQSLLVGYDLNVNWWLEPNRSIVAKPLAIMTCASTPGDGRMQDKPEKTPPNKTGACGDYFAPAGVHTDLNHSMPSDQQLPSGADLRGVLCWWAETNPRNRPADVRDGLSNTIMLGECAGREDVWRGRIMTPANFTSAPRVRARGGAWATTDNAYDIGQRKAWDAAFGPIPGQLAINNSNEWGHCFYSFHDDGANFGFADGSVRFIAETVPLPLLAALVTRSGQEAATLEN; translated from the coding sequence ATGCGACAGCGGCCCCTACATGGTTTCACGCTCGTGGAATTGTTGGTGGTGATCGCCATCATTGGCATTTTGATTTCGCTGCTCTTGCCGGCGGTGCAGGCCGCGCGCGAGGCGGCGCGACGGATGCAATGCCAGAACAACCTGAAGCAACTGGTGCTGGCCGTACACAACTTTGAAAACGCGCGCAAAGAATATCCACTGGCGTATACCGCAAAGAACACGCCCGGCAAGAACAATTGGGTTCCGTTCGTGCTGCCTTATGTGGAGCAGCAGAGCTTGCTGGTGGGGTACGACCTGAACGTTAATTGGTGGTTGGAGCCCAACCGCAGCATCGTGGCCAAACCACTGGCGATCATGACTTGCGCGTCGACGCCGGGGGATGGTCGCATGCAGGATAAACCCGAGAAGACTCCGCCCAACAAGACGGGCGCCTGCGGCGACTATTTTGCGCCGGCGGGGGTTCACACCGATCTGAATCACTCGATGCCAAGCGATCAGCAGTTGCCCAGCGGCGCGGATTTGCGGGGCGTGCTCTGCTGGTGGGCCGAAACGAATCCGCGCAACCGCCCCGCCGATGTGCGCGATGGCTTGTCGAACACGATTATGCTCGGCGAGTGCGCGGGGCGCGAGGATGTGTGGCGCGGGCGCATCATGACCCCCGCGAATTTTACGAGCGCGCCACGGGTGCGTGCCCGCGGCGGCGCCTGGGCGACCACTGACAACGCCTATGACATTGGCCAGCGCAAGGCGTGGGACGCGGCGTTTGGGCCGATACCGGGGCAACTGGCGATCAACAACTCGAACGAATGGGGACATTGTTTTTACAGCTTTCACGACGACGGCGCGAATTTTGGTTTCGCCGATGGTTCGGTGCGCTTCATCGCCGAGACCGTGCCGTTGCCTTTGCTCGCGGCGCTGGTGACACGCTCGGGACAGGAAGCGGCGACGCTGGAAAACTGA
- a CDS encoding DUF4198 domain-containing protein: MSGQRKPTVSRWRHVVARSSLLIALAACGGCGGDGSPARYPVEGQVLVGSKPVAEATVIFHPLQGAPAELPKPIGTTDAEGRFRLTTLTPSDGAAPGEYAVTVELRALKAVGEEEVREGKHLLPARYARSETSGLTQQVSAGPNRLAPIVLKAR, from the coding sequence ATGAGCGGCCAGCGAAAGCCAACCGTGTCGCGCTGGCGCCATGTTGTCGCGCGAAGTTCACTCTTGATCGCGCTGGCGGCGTGCGGCGGCTGTGGCGGCGACGGGTCCCCCGCGCGATATCCGGTGGAAGGACAGGTGCTGGTTGGCAGCAAGCCGGTGGCCGAGGCGACGGTGATCTTTCATCCGCTACAGGGCGCGCCGGCGGAACTGCCAAAACCCATAGGCACGACCGATGCCGAGGGGCGATTTCGACTGACGACGTTGACCCCTAGCGACGGGGCGGCGCCGGGAGAGTACGCCGTGACTGTTGAACTACGCGCACTCAAAGCGGTGGGCGAAGAAGAGGTGCGCGAAGGCAAGCATTTGTTGCCTGCCCGCTACGCGCGATCCGAAACATCGGGCCTGACACAGCAGGTGAGCGCGGGGCCGAATCGGTTGGCGCCGATCGTGCTTAAGGCGCGCTAG
- a CDS encoding BON domain-containing protein — MSTIPAPSAELQTAVSAVIARNPHIPRGHLRFETGAGRVVLKGVVRSYYQKQMAQELVRHVEGVEAIDNQLEVSWS; from the coding sequence ATGTCGACCATTCCCGCTCCCTCCGCCGAATTGCAAACCGCCGTCTCGGCGGTCATCGCCCGAAACCCCCATATCCCGCGCGGCCACCTGCGATTCGAAACCGGCGCCGGCCGCGTGGTGCTCAAGGGAGTCGTCCGCTCCTACTATCAGAAGCAGATGGCTCAAGAACTCGTCCGCCATGTGGAAGGGGTCGAGGCCATCGACAACCAGCTAGAAGTGAGCTGGAGCTAG
- the gltX gene encoding glutamate--tRNA ligase, with amino-acid sequence MVRTRFAPSPTGYLHIGGVRTALFCWLFARRHGGQFILRIDDTDQQRNLESALAPILHGLKWLGIDWDEGPDVGGPHAPYYQSQRQATYQAAVEQLLAGGFAYRDYATTEEIQAEREAAQKEKRPFLYSRRWMAETPADNARLAAEGRAAVVRLKMPREGKLVIDDLVRGQVEFEWAREQDHVIQRADGSCLYHLASVVDDHALQITHVVRAEEHLSNTPRQIFIAQSLDYPLPVYAHLPFVAEPGSKNKLSKRKLDTYLKNRDFAQVYQHGKEIADRLGLAAAIDAFNPVIVEFYEQVGYLPEAILNYLCLLGWSLDDHTEFFSREQLLHVFTLDRVTKASASFDPKKLWAFQDHYMRELSSDDKLAMMLPYMQRAGLIADPASTADLQTLLAVIEASGDRLKVAGDILAYADFFFTEQLTYDEDAFEKRLRKPGAADLLSGLRDQFAALAPFEPPAIEQAVQQFIDSRGVKIGDIIHAVRVATTGKAVGPGLYDCLAILGQPRSLARIDAALKRI; translated from the coding sequence ATGGTTCGTACCCGCTTCGCTCCCAGTCCCACCGGCTACCTGCACATTGGCGGCGTGCGCACCGCGCTGTTTTGCTGGCTCTTCGCCCGGCGTCACGGCGGACAATTCATCCTCCGCATCGACGACACCGACCAGCAGCGCAACCTCGAGAGCGCGTTGGCCCCCATCCTGCATGGCCTCAAGTGGCTCGGCATCGACTGGGACGAAGGCCCCGATGTCGGCGGCCCCCACGCCCCCTACTATCAATCGCAGCGGCAAGCCACCTATCAAGCGGCGGTCGAGCAACTGCTGGCCGGCGGCTTCGCCTACCGCGATTACGCCACCACCGAAGAGATTCAGGCCGAACGCGAAGCGGCGCAAAAAGAAAAGCGCCCCTTTCTGTACAGCCGCCGCTGGATGGCCGAGACGCCCGCCGACAATGCCCGCCTGGCCGCCGAAGGGCGCGCCGCCGTCGTCCGCCTCAAGATGCCGCGCGAAGGCAAGCTGGTCATCGACGATCTGGTGCGCGGACAGGTCGAGTTCGAATGGGCTCGCGAACAAGACCACGTCATCCAGCGCGCCGATGGCTCCTGCCTCTACCATTTGGCCAGCGTCGTCGACGATCACGCATTGCAAATCACGCACGTCGTCCGCGCCGAGGAACATTTGTCGAATACACCAAGGCAAATCTTCATCGCCCAATCGCTCGACTATCCCCTGCCCGTCTATGCCCACCTGCCATTCGTGGCCGAGCCGGGCAGCAAGAACAAGCTCAGCAAGCGAAAGCTAGACACCTATCTCAAGAATCGCGACTTCGCCCAGGTCTATCAGCACGGCAAGGAGATCGCCGATCGCCTCGGCCTCGCCGCCGCGATCGACGCCTTCAACCCCGTGATCGTCGAGTTCTACGAGCAGGTGGGCTATCTGCCCGAGGCGATTCTCAATTACCTCTGTCTCTTGGGTTGGTCGCTCGACGATCACACCGAGTTCTTCTCGCGCGAGCAATTGCTGCACGTCTTCACGCTCGATCGCGTGACCAAGGCCAGCGCGAGCTTCGACCCCAAAAAGCTCTGGGCTTTTCAAGACCATTACATGCGCGAGCTGTCCAGCGACGACAAGCTGGCGATGATGCTCCCCTACATGCAGCGCGCCGGATTGATCGCCGATCCCGCGTCGACCGCCGATCTGCAAACGCTGCTCGCCGTGATCGAGGCCTCGGGCGACCGCCTCAAAGTCGCGGGCGACATTCTGGCCTACGCCGACTTCTTTTTCACAGAACAATTGACCTACGACGAAGACGCCTTTGAAAAACGGCTGCGCAAGCCCGGCGCCGCCGATTTGCTTTCCGGCCTGCGCGACCAGTTCGCCGCGCTCGCACCCTTCGAACCCCCAGCCATCGAGCAGGCGGTGCAGCAGTTCATCGATAGCCGAGGCGTCAAAATCGGCGACATCATTCACGCCGTCCGCGTGGCCACCACCGGCAAGGCGGTCGGCCCCGGACTGTACGATTGTCTGGCGATCCTCGGTCAGCCCAGGTCATTGGCCCGCATCGACGCCGCGCTAAAGCGCATTTAA